ccaccacccccacctgaAATTCTATCAGGATGTTTCTGTCACTTTAGAAACTTTCGTATTCTACTGCAACATGCCAAGAAAACCAGCTACAAAACGGTGATTGTTTAATCTGCAACACGTGTGCCGGCCTTacaatttgtttttctgctttacaATCTAGACCTAGTACAGTATATCCACACAACTATGCCTAGTGAACAATTCTGCAGATTCCACttgagccttaaaaaaaaaaaaaaatcaacagcctCCAACTTTACTAAGAGCTCTTCATAAACTGTTGAGCAAGAGAAGTGAATCATGCTTAGATTCAGTCTCTGGTTCCCAAAGCCATTTCCCGACCTGACCCGACCCTCCCTTCTCTAAACACCTGGTGGAGACAAACTTAAGAAACAGAAGCGCCAACACAACCTTTCTTTAAAATTAGCCAATGCTCACTACAGATAGGTATTCAGATATTTGACTTGCAAACACAGATGCTGTGTATCTATacgctcctctcccctccaccccaccttaaaaaacaaaacaaaacaaaacatggtgaAGCGGCAAACTGAGGTCCTTCAGTACCTTCTCGGAAACTGACTCGGGGAGGTGCACAGAGGTTTCCTGACCCGGGCATCCAGACGACTGTGCGGGGTGGCCGAGGGGAGACCCCAGAACAGGGGGACCGGCCCTCTCCCGGACTCTGGGCTCCCCCGCACCCTCCTGCGGGTGGAACACTGGGGCTTGAGCGCTCGGTTCACGGCACCCCACGTGCTGACCCCGAAtctgcggcggcagaggcggcTCTCTCCTCCGCTCCTCGGGGTCCCGGGACTTCTCAGGACAGGGCCCGAGGCAGCCGAGGAGGCCGCCGCGAGCTCCCTACAGCGGCGCCGACCGCAGCCCCGCTGCGGCTTCCCCTTGCCGACTCAGTCCGGCCGGGGCTGCGGAGTAGGCTGCACCACTAGGCCGCCCTCGGATCCGGGACAGCAACACCTGCGCCGCAGCGGGGAGGCCCGGAGCCCCCGCCCACGGGAGGAGCCTGCGGACGCCCTACAGCGTGGAGCGCGCCAGGTGAGCACGCCTGCGCAGTCGGGCCGTAAACAAGTCCGCCCCTTCTCCTCGCCGGCCTCCGCGGGGCCGGCTCGCGCgtgggaggggccaggaggaaggggcgggggggagggcgaGAGCCCAGGACGGCGCCTGCGCGGTGGGCGTGATCCGGGCACTTAGGGCAGGATGAACGCTGCTTTCCAAGATGGCgacggagggaggagggaaggagatgaaCGAGATTAAGACCCAATTCACCACCCGGGAAGGTCTGTACAAGCTGCTGCCGCACTCGGAGTACAGCCGGCCCAACCGGGTGCCCTTCAACTCGCAGGGATCCAACCCTGTCCGCGTCTCCTTCGTAAACCTCAACGACCAGTCTGGCAACGGCGACCGCCTCTGCTTCAATGTGGGCCGGGAGCTCTACTTCTATATCTACAAGGGGGTCCGCAAGGTACCGACCCGGGCGTCACCGGGGCTCGCCAGCGGcgtgggcagaggccaggagcaGGGCGGTGACAGCGGAGGCCAGGGTGACCGATGGGCTGGCCGTCGGTCTTACTTTTGAGTGGGCCGGTAACTCCACTGGAGTGCTCCTGAGGAAGGGGGA
This Physeter macrocephalus isolate SW-GA unplaced genomic scaffold, ASM283717v5 random_473, whole genome shotgun sequence DNA region includes the following protein-coding sequences:
- the LOC114483910 gene encoding WD repeat-containing protein 20-like, with amino-acid sequence MATEGGGKEMNEIKTQFTTREGLYKLLPHSEYSRPNRVPFNSQGSNPVRVSFVNLNDQSGNGDRLCFNVGRELYFYIYKGVRKVPTRASPGLASGVGRGQEQGGDSGGQGDRWAGRRSYF